gcttgaaatacatattttgtagACCGATAAGAGAATACCCCAAAACCATTATTTATAACCTTATGCTCAACTAACCAGCTTCTTTGAACATtacttgatttaatttttttctcttcgagaTTACCTATTTCATGACTTAAATATTAGCCagaacttggaaatttttgtagCCTGATGATGGAAGAAGCTGAAACATTATCgcaaatgaaagaaatttgttCGATCGAgtttcaataaataaaaagaattcATTCGAGATAATGGAAGAAATAAAAGCTCTTCCATAATCTAAAGTAAAAACACGATGCGAATTCggttgaaatgaatttcaagttACAAGAATTCTCCGGCCATTACGTGTTCCTGTTCCACTCGTTACGATAATTGCGGTGGATTGAATTTGGCGTTTGTATTCGACTTCTAAAAACGTTTTTCAGCGAAGGAAAAAGCAATAATTTACTGAATAAGTACTTTTTCTTTCACTTTGGATATTTTATCGCGAAGATTTTTGCATTCCATGATCTTCATTTCACCGGCCGGTTTCAATAAACGTATGCAAAATATGCCTACCCCGCTGaatcgaagatttttttcaaaaaaaaaaaaaaacaagaagaaaaatacaataaCGGCGGGCgattaaatacaattttttcgtcagttgatgaattatttaaaagaaaGAGATACCCCAACGATGGGTAATAATAAAATGGacgcaaaaaattggaaacatttcAAGCATACGAAGAAATATAGGTCGAATATCGATcgaatttcaagatgaaaagcGGCGTCGTCGGTGAATTACCGAAAATGGGACGTTTTGGACGATGGGTTAGCAGGGTGAGATACAggtttttttggggaaaaacacGACGCGGCGCGCGAGAAAAGCCGATGTACGAGTAGTACGCTACAGCGTACTGGTTTATGTTTTATTGGGCATGTTGAGTGTGTTCAGGGTCGTAATCGATTTGCCAAATGCCACAGACGTAGTTGGCGAGTTTGATTGGGTGAAAATTCCATGTTTTGTGTAATTTCGCGTAGGATGAAGCCGAAAGTGGCGTGTGCACATACCTGTAGGTGTATTGAcgtctttttcattttttttcaccctttttctctttcctttttccttttttttaaaccgttttttttttatcgtcgtTTGTCTTTCTTTCCTTCTCTTGTGGTAAAATGGAAATGCGGATTCGCGCTTGTTGcgaattttcaaacgaatttaCGTGCTGTTGTCAggttttacgtaggtaggtactaggtacgtagataggtaggtatggttAGGGTTAGGCTCGTAGAAGAGGTACGTTTCTTTTGACATCCTCTTCCCCTTAAATAAGTATATGCCTTCGTAAATGAACTCAGAACGCGCATAAATCTTAATCTTGCTTCGAGTTCTGGTACTGTATAGCGATTCGTATTTCAACTCGCCGATTCTCTTTGGGGATTTTGAGAAACTGACGTATTTAGCTATCTTATTGTCTGCGAcgaaaatttattctacttcGATGCGAGGTACATACCTAAATTCACAGGTTCAAATACATGTAAAAGTTTAGAAGTAGTTGTGAACTTTGCCttttttgattcttgaaaatctcGTTTTCCTAAAACGATTCCGctgaaaaacttgaatttttttctattggaATGAGAGGAGGAAAGAAGAAAGGGTAGAATGTGATTCGTAAACGtagtaatcaaatttttacaaaaatagaaaattctacCCTCTAAAATTTAATGCCCACTGAGTAAGTAATAAGTACGACGACATGagtgaaaataaagaaatctgaaattttagctaTTAAATTAGTTCctttgttttttaattagaaaaaatgaaaaatttatggtaatttgaGAGGAACTCTCAaaattttgctgtaattttaaatcaatttgaaaacctcTTGAAAGCATACTTCATAATTATATTCTTCAATATTAATCCAGTTTTCCTTaggattttccaattttgataaacattGGGCTCGCCCTCGGTTGGTTTCTAAGTAACCAAGCTACCAAACTTacaaaagtaacttttggttatttttttacaatttttaaaatttgaatttttccaaatcttgggcctattttttaaagaaaaaaaaacatatcgaTAATATCAACGCGTAATTTACAAAAGtatcaacttttttagtttttgtgaaaaggaggagttgcgataaggccattttttggcaccagctagttatcgactcaaccactcttaaaatgttgtaataaatgtacgaaatacgaatccgtacgtggttagttaacccaaaatgaccattttttgggctccaggggttcccaaagttgcgaataaaaaaataattttaggaaccactgagtattattttcaaaaaaaatgtttagcataagatatctgtttgaaccaaataaacgttatgcgaggcgattttcttactttcgaccctcgggggcaaaaatggggggtgtttcaattttttgaaaattttggaaccaccattttggacctacccctcagaaccccgctaaaaagctttttacagtttattagtatctgaaagacctccatcctaccaaattttgagctcaatacaAATTTTCGCTGGcgctcaaaaatccaattttccaatttttcgtaatttcgatattttggaaacCCCTAGAAAACTAGAAATCTGctatttgcgccaaacgtaacgttttgaggtgtatattcgattatttagatgaaaaagttgaattaagctccctgtatattcgtaattttgaaccttttttttagagcctcccATTTTAGGCACCACTAAAAATGGCGTTAgggcatattttttcaaataaattgaagaatttacattcgaaatacactagcaagtgctcgatcatttttcatatgatttttccagtaactttcaaaattgagctattttggatcaaattctgagatttaactcatCGAAAAGGCgtcaaaataacgttttcatgatttcaacgaagtaaaaatgccagaatttgacCTGAAATagatgaattttgtgaaaaactcTCTGTTTGTCACTTTTTTCCGAAAAAGATCAATTTGTTACTGCTATACCatgaagttccaaaaaaaactcgctttttcgacaaaaattactaaaagttccactttttgtcaacaattttcaaaaatttttgctcttttccaaaaatttacaaaaattttcgttttttgcctAATTTCTATAGAATAATTatagatttttaccaaaaatgccaaaaattgccgaaaagctaatttttttgctaagaattgctaaaaagttgtactttttccaaaaattgtctaaatctCGTTTTTTCCCCAGAAGTTGCTTAAAATTCTCctcattgaaatttcaaatcattttcagTTAAATTAGTTTTATTTTGCTGTAACAATAGCGGGgttactttttagtaattttcttggtaaatttggAAGGAGCTGCAAGCAATAAAACGTAAacaattttgttccttttttataaattgactTTGAGTTAAAAAAATGGGGGTTTTCACTCAAGCTGGACCTTTTCCGTTTTCAGCATTATGTACCATTTCAATTGCTTTCAAcatcgaagaaatttttttgtcctTCTGTACTAGGCTGCAGAGAAATACAAACAAAACGGTACGAGTAGTTAGTATAAAGCCTGAATAAAGACGCTGTTCTGATTTCTGAACACAATACTTACGTCAAATTTGCCAATATAAGATTATTTCcgctcgaataatttttcacatgGTAAAATAATATACGTTGTAGACGTACGTCATGTGCactgtacatctacatataccATACTGTACACACCCTTTGGAACGATGTAATTTCATTTACATTTCAAACATTCAAATCATCATTCGAACTGACGTAATGATACCTACTGTATTATATTTTCTTACGCATAAAGACACGAATTTGTATATCAACTTTATTGTGACTAGATGAACGTACTTAATACCTTAATCGTAAGTagaagtacatattaaaaattgctataaaaatttctcaactcggttacctacctatactatgaaaagaaaaaaagaacgtcCATGAACGAGGGCGccacatttttatattttggccAATAAAATTCGGTCATTTTTACTTCTTACCCTATCTGTAAAAGCTGCGGATCAATAAACTAATACAAGAATCGAGTCTCCTCTCTGATAAAGCTGGAGCTGATTTCATACACATTTACGTAGCAACAAAACCAAATTACGTTTCTAAATTACGCGTCCAAAACTCGCGTAATGGGGGCAAAGACGCCAGAAATATTTCGTAACAGATCGCAATTTCACTCTCCAGTCTCCAGCTATGTTTAGTATTCCGTACCGATATCCCTTTTCGTTCGTTTTGTAGACATGGTTTTTTGCGCGCAACACGAGTAAGCAAATTGAGACGTAAAAACACTGCATTTCTTTGCAACGAGGAAAGTTTTCCGCGTACGTGGAATAAATCAAAAAGGATGGAAATTACATTAATACATATGCGaatatgaaaaatacacttGAGCTCTGGGTACACTACATACTCCATACACTACGTATGTATCAAAAAACTTTATTTACTGCGACAGCGAGAATTGAGAtgtcgactttttgaaaaaattctcaacgaaGGCGGAAGATATAagataaaatacctacctagtacctacttactcctACGAATAGGTATAGGATGTTTTCCTTCACGAAACAAAACGActggaaaaaagtcaacaaatttgataatttctaaGGCTTTTCCatcgaataatatttttgtgtttgagtAAAACTGGAGGTCAAATTTGTATGATCAGTGCGATGAATTTAACAAGGAATCTAGAAATCTATTTGAATTTATGGCGGGGAATTTAGacgagatttttattttgaaaacggTTATCAAAAGCCTCCAAATTAAGTTTTTTCCAgtagttgaaattcatttcacgTTGGATTTTtagaagttgtgaaattttccagaaaattatcaattcaGATCGGAAATTGAGGTGTAAATGGTGACTTGGAAAAACagattttcagagtttttttttttagcttctgcgcatctcaaaatttcaggactttttttttattttagccctaaaaacgcactttttcTTACTCATGTGGGAAgtcattcatcaaaaattggtgGTGGGGAGTATATGGACTCCGAAAAAGATTCGTGAAATTGTAGTTGCCCAATCgcacattttgagattttaaggcttgtttttgaaaacctgctacttatgtcaaaattgggtataaaaatgtctaaaaattatGGATGTAAATATAAATggaatattttacaaatttttattgatttgttACTTTCTggtaaggagaaaaaaaaatcttgaaaatatctTGGTGATTTTATATTCAAAGGTGTAGATATTTTTCACCGTCTCCGCGGTCTCCATACTCGCAAGCATTACAGAATGTTTTAATATTCGAACTATACCGAGACATGTAAAATTCTAGTAACATAATGGAGTTTATCGACGATAAAGTAATAAGAAAGCTGTAATTTAATAATGTGCCTAAGCGAAAATCACGGGAATACCTTCGCGACCTTACAGACTCCGGTATAATCAATTGAATTTCCTCGTACCTACTTCGTCGAACAcgaatattataaaataattagttTTGCATATACTCAACTCGTGTATATTCTTTGATGAAACGAACGCTATTTTTTTCCGCTGTTCCACGAGTACTCGCATTAGTAAGATACAGCTTTTCGACAAACACTAATGGCTGTAGCGACATATGTGCCACATTATACCAGTGAAAGACTTCTTCCCATGAATTCGTTTTCAGTATAAGTTTGCAGCTTATGCTGTGTATATGGTTCGAAATTGTGTATGGCATCTTGTCACTTATATTATTCTCCCATATTGCGTGTATATCTTACGATTAAACGAAGGTCAAAACTGCACGattataaagaaaaaagtgaTGTAGTATCGagagtaggtaaggtatctaCATACTTGTAATGCATGGCATTGTGATGGATTTTTCACGTGTGCCTGTGTTCTATGGAAGATTGGATACTCTGTATTATAGGATggctattaaaaaaattctatatcaACATGAGGTGGTAAATACCTTTGTGAAGTAATGAGACAATGGTGATGGTGGCAGCTTAAACCATACAGtctttttatgtacctacagaAGCATAGCAAGTATCGGCAGTACCTATAGATGTATTGTGGTACATATGAGAAATTTATTATACTTCATACCTGTGCTCAACAAGTTGCTGTTCGATATAGGTTAAAAGCTTTACTAACTTTGATAATATTCCTCGATTTCCGTGCATTTTGTACCTATTCGTTAAGGGGATAGCGTAGGTGACATGACGGATTactgtacctagacctacctacgaAGTACCTGGGTACATAGTAATGGGAGAAAATTAATTACAGGCGAGCGAAAGTTCTTACGATTAATTAAATCTGCAACATTTACTTTACATTTAAATTGCAttgtttgaaaaagtgtacttcattcttaattatttttttaatacctcatttttgtgtgtgttttttttagatgtGGGTTTTGTATGCCTCATATTATTGCTGGCAACAAATCCATTGGCTGGTCAAAGCAGCACGTGCAGATATGGAAAACAACATGGATACTTCGCTGCTGAATGCAGTGGTATGAATTTATGGGACGTACCTACTTTACAATCGACTGATATCGaggtgagtatttttttcatttaggtcCTAccaatttttagtatttttcataaatgtagatgtaggtaggtagttgttATTGGAAGACCTACGTACCTAaatttatatgtttttttttcaagggtacttaggtaggtataaatatcgGTTTTTCGATTTGTGGTGCTGATAACTGCCATTGTAAaaacatacctaggtacatcTCTCTAACCTCGATAACGTATAGTATAATCTTGATTATCCTATTTAATCGGGAAAAGGGAAAACGAGATACCTCAAAAAATCTCCTAAACGTAATCAGTGACctttgaaagccaaaaaaagtGTCTATGGTCATATAAATTTCGTATAAGTGGTGGGGGGGAGATAGTAGGAGTGATACtcgaatagattttttttcattcgaagcTTCAGAGTGTGTATAAACATCTATCAAATGATGCAGTTGGTCGAAAATTGTGTTCAAAAACCAAATCTAGAAATTCAGCTGTAATATTTGCAAGGGATTTggtcctaaattttttttccggTGCTTGTATGTACTAGATTACATTTCAAGTAActttggttaatttttcaaaattttttgggtacTAAGTTACTTTTCTTATCCCTACTAAAACtgctaaaaaagttttgctgttttgcctaaaattaccaaaaattttcattttgtgccaaaaatttcaaaaaagcaacttttttgccaaaaatagcttgaaactaatttttttcgctaaaaattgtcgtcGTTTCCTTGCCAATGATTGCTAAAAACTTCCTTTCTGCTGAAATAATCTATGTCttattttctgacaaaaatggtAAGAAGTATCGccctttgtcaaaattgtaaaaagcgTCGATTTTCGTCagcgatgtaaaaaaaatggttgttttttgcaaaacaatCCCCAAAAGTCTCACtgttttgtttttcgaaaattgcacATAAGccttacttttttgccagaaaatgcGAAAAGGCCTCGTCTCCAGCTAAAATTGCCCAAGTcatgcttttttgacaaaagttgtgAAGAAAggtttctctctttttttttttgaattgccaaaaagtcctatgtttagctaaaattgtcaacttcTCAATTGCATTTGATTTGTATAGATTTGAATTggaatgttctgttttttttaatatttggtaattttttctgcattaaaatgtttttctcgcattttgtaacatttttggTTACATTTGCGGTTACCTTTTTCCAACGTTCTTTGTTACCAAagtccctttaaaaaaaaaattaataaaatctcTGATCTTCATCTGACTTCGTCTTACAGAAttagataattgaaaaaactattttccgaaaaatgtatttttatgacGAGATTTTTTACgtaagaaacatcaaaaatgatcaatagttgattttttgtccattttttttagcaagtttgaaaaaaagtaatttttcaacattttttcactccccaaaacattttttattgaatttttaaccgaatcaagaccacgaataggTACATCGAAAGTTAAGAAATGAGACGTTGTTAGTtaggtatttgtatttgttTGCGTTGAATTAGGTatattattcgttttttcttcgaaatgaattttgttttagaCGACCTTTTCCCTTTAGATTTCTGCATTTTGGGCtttgtttttgagaattataattaaaataaaagtttACTACACCTGGGAAAATCAAACGTTGCCAACCGTGCAAATATTAATGTATCGTATTATCCCtcaatttattgtaaatttattgtaattttataatgtattttgttaatattcattttttttttttacttacaggCACTCGATTTATCAAACAATCGTCTCCGTGCtttaaaaaacaacactttAAAATGTTGCACTTCGATCAAATTCCTGTACCTTCAAATCAACGGTATTTTAAACATCGAAGCAAATGCTCTTCAACCACTTACAGAATTAAACGTTTTGGATCTCAGTTGGAACGGTTTCGATAAATTGCCTACGGCCGTATCGCCTACGTTACGTAAATTGTACCTAGAAGGTGTTCCCAAGTTATTCGAAAACTTACAAAACAACGAGTTTAAAATAACGCATTTGAAAAATCTCGAGAGTCTCACAATTTCTGCCAATGAATTAAAGAAATTTCCGTCCTTCGGTGGTTCGGTTCCTAGTCTGTTAGAGTTGAACATAACAGACAACTATATCGAAGAAATAACTCCCGATGATTTAGCACCTTTATGCCAATTGAAGTTTTTACACGTGGGACCAGATACGTTGTTCATGAATAAGGATGCGAAAACATTATGCCAATGTATGAAATTAGCAAATTGGACGTCCGCGTATaatattcaagtttcatcgTTTACCTGTAAATACGATAGTGAGTCGATGAATCTCgtatttttgtaatgaaaatttcgcttttttcgagtacctactaatgttttcatttttttgaatttcagagtCGACCATACTAGACAAATGCGACTTAAGACCATCGAATGTAACTTTGGCGAAACGCGAAGCATGTCTGACCGAGatgaaaaatcgtcaaattcCGTATTGGTTGATGATCGGAGGCGGTATTTTGGCGGCGATAACATGcatttgtattttattatacGTCCGTTATCGACGTCGGCAGCGAGAATCCGCCAAAAACGGACACGACCGTAATTCGGCCGTGAAGTATGACAATAAAGGCGACGAAAAGTAATTACCTACGAATACCTAATTCCATTACTTACGATAAGTCGAtcaattttaagattttttttcgtctcgtTATACGAAAACGCTCATCGTCTCTCTATAAGGTCTGTTTGGTAAAAGTTTCTGTGTCGTGTTGATAACGTGGTATAAGCTTAAAGTTGGTCttgttaactttttttttcattcctcagACACGGTGACACTAGGCTTGGGGCATTAAAGCGATGACGCTTTGTTTAAACAACGATGCGGAATCACTCTCATTATAATAGGTAttggatgataattttttttttcctgccaTCATTAACAAATCATTGAAAGTCGTAGTGGTGCTGTTACTAACCGTAGATTTATACATCGCCTCATTTTTatcgcaattttcatttttactaacgAGTTTTTCTCCGAGAAATTTTGATAGTTTGTTTCTCTTAAATTTCATCTTTGTTTGTCGAGCTATGCTATAGCGTACTGTTGCGAAATTTACGAATATATTATGGCCGTTAGCTGGGTATAAGACGTATATGTTATTGATCTTTTGAATGCTGAAAATGCTCCTGGCATATGTGTATGTGTACCTAATCGTGTTCATTAATACCTTTTGTTTTGTCATATTGTCCCGTAACGAGCAGGTGTTCGCCTTCTTCGATTCAGTGTGTGTGGTATTTACGGCATGCTATTGCGAGTTTATGTTTTATGCGATGGTGACGTTGCCAGCTTTGCAATGCGGGTCAGAAAGCGAAAACATTGAAATACGTGATAATTTTTACgtctatttacctacctatctacctgtagaaaatgaaaaaaattcaagtaacgATAAAGAAGTCTGATGTTTTGATCAATTGATTATGCCAgagttttttcattaatttctgatgtttttaattttttcattttgtgaacgATTAAacgatttattcattttctatCAACATCACTATTCAATGTGGGTGGGGGCCTGGGGTGATAGTAGTTtgtaatcctttttttttaaaatttaggttGCCCCATGATGCTTTCAAGagcaattcattttgaaatctggTGTCACTTTACTGTTTATCCCAAGTAAAAGATCTTATATGGATAACTTGAGAGTGGGGCAACAGGTTTTATAGACTGAATAGAAGAAATAAGTGGAGgggatggaattttttcgagcaTTGATATTTGAAGTACGGATACCCTTGGTGAAAATTGTCCTCAAGTTACCCCAGCTAacggtacctaccaaaaacgTGCACTAAAAAACGTTGGCTAACCCTGAGaagtaattttccatttcaaaccAATTTAATACCATACAAATATTATGGGatgaaaatggtcatttttttggtttttttccacctttttctGTAATACGAGTAGATGGGCTGTTTATCTTCTTAAAAGCTTTAGGCTTTTTGGCAACTCTCGTAAAAATGAAGTCGATTCATCTGTATAACGTTCCTATTAATCGAAAGCTCTTTGTCAACAATTTCAAGGCTAAGTCACGTACGATTTACTGTTCAACACTTttccgaatttttcgaaaaatactcgtatttgtctCGACTTTCCATTCTGCGATCAATGTCGCTAAACTTTGTCATGCTTTAGTTTtaacgaataggtaggtataagctTTCATTTTACATTCGGTTATCTACCAATTTCTGTACTCGATCAGTCGATCAGTAAGAAGGTACCTACTCCTCAAATTTATCTTTCTCGAATCATGTTTTTGGTATGTTCTTTTTATCTAGTaacattaaaaattgttatCTTGTAACTTGCTAGATTGGTAATTAGTTATTTGTTATACTCTTGCAATGTATTAGAGCGTAACATCTCTCCCcaagaacaaaaaatttctcatttgtgTTCATCTGGATAACTCTGTTTTGAAAATCGAACCATCTGTGCCCTTCTTCCCTTCTCTTTGTCGAACTCGCAATCagttttgagttcaaaattagTCTCATTGTTTTTCTCTTCAACACGTGTTACTCACTACAATATGTTGAAAGTACGTCTATCGTTATCAGTAAACATGCCAGATACCGCAATTTCCTGATGATACATACCGCCTACTTTAGGATTACCCCGTCCTCATTGGCATTGGATTGGAACGACGACGTACCTAATCTTGAACTACATACATTATTCTCATGGTGTGCCgttcattaaaatttatcattatCGTTGCCTTTTGTAGCTGCAGTCTGTTAGCGATAAGTACGctgaattttatggaaatttgttGATACATTTATGCTCGTATGATATTCATGCTGAAATCCAGCTCGTAATAATCCATCGAACGACGTTGGTCGTTTCTTGATTAACCCTTTGGTTAGCCATTTAGCCAATTAGTATGCGAATGCATTTGTTTCATTTAATTTGTGTGTCGTGTCGTATACCTTTGATACGCTAGTTACTCGTATTATGTCGATTTTCGTATGGATTgttgtacgtagacgtacatataggtacatattgatACTAGATGAGTATCGTAATAGCGAATGCCTTTTGTATGTGTACAATGTAGTAGTAAATGACGGGAAAAGTATCTCTTTAAATGTGGAAAATTGCTTACTAaagtaacattattttttagCGTGTTGCATGTGAGCGAAATATTAGGTTTTTATATTGTTACgatatagataggtattaaGTTGGTTGTAAATAAGAGCAAAAGCACATCTATCGCGATACTGTTGAAAATTATCAGGTtaaattacataggtaggtactaggtacacaGATATGTACAAACGAAATAGTATATCTCTAtctacctattacctatgtaCTGTGTACCTGTGTAGGTATTGTGTTACAAGGTGATGTAACGCTTGAAAGAGGAGGGTTAATTAACTGATTTACAATTGTCTCCATTTTGACGATGCATAtgtagtacgtagtacgtactaatGTATTGCGTACTATGTGACTGTACTTTTTTTGTTGACTCGCTATCAATGACGGCATGTGTTGTGGTGGTAAAGCTTTGAGGGTAAACGGGAAAAAATAATGGAATATAGATATAAAATATAACTCGATAGGTTCTTAATATGAGTTGGTAGTACAAGGTGTCCCATTCTTCTGATATAAATCATTTAAAGAGGCGCGAACTGCATgcacttttcatcaaaaatgattaaaaaatgatttcttgaaGTACTTAGTACATAGATATCTATAGTTTTAGAGAAAAAATCTGTTTCCCAATTTAAAGCCTATTTTTCACGTGTGGTGTACTATATGGGTTctcgaagaattttcaaaaaaatagcgGATTCTTCGTTTGAGCTCCtatccaacctgttttggaagaAATGGCCCAGTTCCGAAAGATTTCAGACATTACAGTAGGGAGGATTCC
The sequence above is a segment of the Planococcus citri chromosome 3, ihPlaCitr1.1, whole genome shotgun sequence genome. Coding sequences within it:
- the LOC135838506 gene encoding podocan-like protein 1 isoform X1 codes for the protein MNSVCIDVGFVCLILLLATNPLAGQSSTCRYGKQHGYFAAECSGMNLWDVPTLQSTDIEALDLSNNRLRALKNNTLKCCTSIKFLYLQINGILNIEANALQPLTELNVLDLSWNGFDKLPTAVSPTLRKLYLEGVPKLFENLQNNEFKITHLKNLESLTISANELKKFPSFGGSVPSLLELNITDNYIEEITPDDLAPLCQLKFLHVGPDTLFMNKDAKTLCQCMKLANWTSAYNIQVSSFTCKYDKSTILDKCDLRPSNVTLAKREACLTEMKNRQIPYWLMIGGGILAAITCICILLYVRYRRRQRESAKNGHDRNSAVKYDNKGDENGVNPAFNGYHGGGGRGVETTV
- the LOC135838506 gene encoding podocan-like protein 1 isoform X3, whose product is MNSVCIDVGFVCLILLLATNPLAGQSSTCRYGKQHGYFAAECSGMNLWDVPTLQSTDIEALDLSNNRLRALKNNTLKCCTSIKFLYLQINGILNIEANALQPLTELNVLDLSWNGFDKLPTAVSPTLRKLYLEGVPKLFENLQNNEFKITHLKNLESLTISANELKKFPSFGGSVPSLLELNITDNYIEEITPDDLAPLCQLKFLHVGPDTLFMNKDAKTLCQCMKLANWTSAYNIQVSSFTCKYDKSTILDKCDLRPSNVTLAKREACLTEMKNRQIPYWLMIGGGILAAITCICILLYVRYRRRQRESAKNGHDRNSAVKYDNKGDEKHGDTRLGALKR
- the LOC135838506 gene encoding podocan-like protein 1 isoform X2, which gives rise to MNSVCIDVGFVCLILLLATNPLAGQSSTCRYGKQHGYFAAECSGMNLWDVPTLQSTDIEALDLSNNRLRALKNNTLKCCTSIKFLYLQINGILNIEANALQPLTELNVLDLSWNGFDKLPTAVSPTLRKLYLEGVPKLFENLQNNEFKITHLKNLESLTISANELKKFPSFGGSVPSLLELNITDNYIEEITPDDLAPLCQLKFLHVGPDTLFMNKDAKTLCQCMKLANWTSAYNIQVSSFTCKYDKSTILDKCDLRPSNVTLAKREACLTEMKNRQIPYWLMIGGGILAAITCICILLYVRYRRRQRESAKNGHDRNSAVKYDNKGDENNERPEEDKLLKQ